A single region of the Variovorax terrae genome encodes:
- a CDS encoding cupin domain-containing protein, whose amino-acid sequence MDALYTLSPDGRTHVFDMNRQPWQATANAGLWLKPVRHDDALGHFLGLVRFDAFVRSGLHQHQGVATSFVIEGGLTDHHGAIGLHEAGINVKGSTHDAIAYRPTVLVSRLEGPVTYPPSSDISGVHAGSRHEAFRNPDPDVPPEINVPVDEMPIQETGIFGVRRQRVFDYAGTGTDRRMVQLTLRPECALAFETPHLTEFWVRGGLLQVNGQAAHANCFVVCEPGARVEMASPFGALLLGWAEGRERGAGNLFGF is encoded by the coding sequence ATGGATGCTCTCTATACCCTCTCGCCGGATGGCCGGACCCATGTGTTCGACATGAACCGCCAGCCCTGGCAGGCCACGGCCAATGCGGGCCTGTGGCTCAAGCCGGTGCGCCACGACGACGCGCTCGGCCACTTCCTCGGCCTGGTGCGCTTCGACGCCTTCGTGCGCAGCGGCCTGCACCAGCACCAGGGCGTGGCCACCAGCTTCGTGATCGAGGGCGGCCTCACCGATCACCACGGCGCCATCGGCCTGCACGAGGCCGGCATCAACGTGAAAGGATCGACCCACGACGCCATTGCCTACCGGCCCACGGTGCTGGTGTCCCGGCTCGAAGGGCCGGTCACCTACCCGCCGTCCAGCGACATCAGCGGCGTGCACGCGGGTTCGCGCCATGAGGCCTTCCGCAACCCCGACCCCGACGTGCCGCCGGAGATCAACGTGCCGGTGGACGAGATGCCGATCCAGGAGACCGGTATCTTCGGCGTGCGTCGGCAGAGGGTGTTCGACTACGCGGGCACCGGCACCGACCGGCGCATGGTTCAGCTCACGCTGCGTCCGGAATGCGCGCTGGCCTTCGAGACGCCTCACCTGACCGAGTTCTGGGTGCGCGGCGGCCTGCTGCAGGTGAACGGCCAGGCCGCGCATGCCAACTGCTTCGTGGTCTGCGAGCCTGGCGCCCGGGTGGAGATGGCCTCGCCCTTCGGCGCGCTGCTGCTGGGCTGGGCCGAGGGCCGCGAGCGCGGCGCGGGCAACCTCTTCGGTTTCTAG
- a CDS encoding class I SAM-dependent methyltransferase — MQNLIPKVELQLAALPVPVSLKLPGGRRLGSGDTAVTLSFSEWTSLARLAAGQIGAVGEDYVEGRLEIEGSMRDLMAAAAGLLPGNPVNSDTHWWAHMMHRAKSLAAHTRERDAAQIQFHYDVSDDFYALWLDPRQVYSCAYYREAGMTLAQAQEAKLDHVCRKLLLQPGERFLDIGAGWGGLLLWAAEHYGVDATGITLSKNQHAHVSRLIEEKGLAGRVRMELRDYRELDESQPYDKVSSVGMFEHVGRANMAAYFGKIGRLLRPGGLVMNHGITAGGPDNNQLGGGMGDFIEKYIFPGGELLHVSHVLKDMALAGIEMVDTENLRPHYARTLWAWSDALEAQLAEAHEVLLRTAGERAEKILRAYRLYLSGCAMSFERGWISLHQILATKPDGRVDSGTLRGAQSLYPFNRTYMYR; from the coding sequence ATGCAAAACCTCATTCCCAAAGTCGAATTGCAATTGGCTGCGCTGCCCGTGCCGGTGTCGCTGAAGCTGCCCGGGGGGCGGCGCCTCGGGTCCGGGGATACGGCCGTCACCCTGTCGTTTTCCGAATGGACCAGCCTGGCGCGGCTGGCGGCCGGGCAGATCGGCGCCGTGGGCGAAGACTATGTCGAGGGCCGGCTGGAGATCGAGGGCAGCATGCGCGACCTGATGGCCGCCGCCGCCGGCCTGCTGCCGGGCAACCCGGTGAACAGCGACACCCACTGGTGGGCCCACATGATGCACCGCGCCAAGTCGCTGGCGGCGCACACGCGCGAGCGGGACGCCGCGCAGATCCAGTTCCACTACGACGTCTCGGACGACTTCTACGCGCTCTGGCTGGACCCGCGCCAGGTGTATTCCTGCGCCTACTACCGAGAGGCCGGCATGACGCTGGCGCAGGCGCAGGAAGCCAAGCTCGACCATGTCTGCCGCAAGCTGCTGCTGCAGCCCGGCGAGCGCTTCCTGGACATCGGCGCCGGTTGGGGCGGCCTGCTGCTGTGGGCGGCCGAGCACTACGGGGTGGACGCGACCGGTATCACGCTGTCGAAGAACCAGCATGCCCATGTGAGCCGCCTGATCGAGGAGAAGGGCCTGGCAGGGCGCGTGCGCATGGAACTGCGCGACTACCGCGAACTCGACGAGTCCCAGCCCTACGACAAGGTGTCCTCGGTCGGCATGTTCGAGCATGTGGGGCGCGCCAACATGGCCGCCTACTTCGGCAAGATCGGCCGACTGCTCCGGCCCGGCGGGCTGGTGATGAACCACGGCATCACCGCCGGCGGGCCGGACAACAACCAGCTCGGCGGCGGCATGGGCGACTTCATCGAGAAATACATCTTTCCCGGCGGCGAACTGCTGCACGTGAGCCACGTGCTGAAGGACATGGCGCTGGCCGGCATCGAGATGGTGGACACCGAGAACCTGCGGCCGCACTATGCGCGCACGCTGTGGGCCTGGTCGGACGCGCTGGAGGCGCAACTGGCCGAAGCGCACGAGGTGCTGCTGCGCACGGCCGGCGAGCGCGCCGAGAAAATCCTGCGTGCCTACCGCCTGTACCTGTCGGGCTGCGCCATGAGCTTCGAGCGCGGATGGATCTCGCTGCACCAGATCCTCGCGACGAAACCCGATGGCCGGGTCGACAGCGGCACGCTGCGGGGTGCACAATCACTTTACCCGTTCAACAGAACTTACATGTACAGGTGA
- the dctP gene encoding TRAP transporter substrate-binding protein DctP, protein MKRRSLIQLATASVASVALPRYAFAQNAYKAEYKMSTVVPPAFAWGKGGEIFANLVRERTSGRINIKQYPGASLVQGQQDREFSAMRQGIIDVLCGAPINWSGTVRELSAFTLPFLLPDHKAYDAVINNAPLMAEYFSMVRKAGAEPLAVGETGYRQISNSKHPIIKPDDLKGIKVRVVGSPMYGEIMSSMGGNPTFMSWADAQPALASGAVDAQENPLEVFLAAKVNTLGQKYVTKWNYSNDILLYAIAAPVWAGWTPADQKIVREAAQDAAKQQIAIVRKLFADDVQAVSALGVNVHVPTPPEIEAWQTATRRTYARWKAQIQPAFIGKIEQIVAASRKA, encoded by the coding sequence ATGAAAAGGCGTTCCCTGATCCAGCTGGCCACCGCGTCCGTGGCCTCCGTCGCGCTGCCGCGCTACGCATTCGCGCAGAATGCCTACAAGGCGGAGTACAAGATGAGCACCGTCGTGCCGCCGGCCTTCGCCTGGGGCAAGGGCGGCGAGATCTTCGCCAACCTGGTGCGCGAGCGCACCAGCGGCCGCATCAACATCAAGCAGTACCCGGGCGCCTCGCTGGTGCAGGGCCAGCAGGACCGCGAGTTCTCGGCCATGCGCCAGGGCATCATCGACGTGCTGTGCGGCGCGCCCATCAACTGGAGCGGCACGGTGCGCGAACTCTCGGCGTTCACGCTGCCCTTCCTGCTGCCCGACCACAAGGCCTATGACGCGGTGATCAACAACGCGCCGCTGATGGCCGAGTACTTCAGCATGGTGCGCAAGGCCGGCGCCGAGCCACTGGCCGTGGGCGAGACCGGCTACCGCCAGATCAGCAACAGCAAGCACCCGATCATCAAACCCGACGACCTCAAGGGCATCAAGGTGCGGGTGGTCGGCAGCCCGATGTACGGCGAGATCATGAGCAGCATGGGCGGCAACCCCACCTTCATGAGCTGGGCCGACGCCCAGCCGGCCCTGGCCTCGGGCGCGGTGGACGCGCAGGAGAACCCGCTGGAGGTGTTCCTCGCGGCCAAGGTCAACACCCTGGGCCAGAAGTACGTGACCAAGTGGAACTACAGCAACGACATCCTGCTGTACGCGATCGCTGCCCCGGTGTGGGCCGGCTGGACGCCGGCCGACCAGAAAATCGTGCGCGAGGCCGCGCAGGACGCGGCAAAGCAGCAGATCGCCATCGTGCGCAAGCTGTTCGCCGACGACGTGCAGGCCGTGAGCGCGCTGGGCGTGAACGTGCACGTGCCGACGCCGCCCGAGATCGAAGCCTGGCAGACGGCGACCCGCCGCACCTACGCGCGCTGGAAGGCGCAGATCCAGCCGGCCTTCATCGGCAAGATCGAGCAGATCGTGGCTGCCAGCCGCAAGGCCTGA
- a CDS encoding bifunctional salicylyl-CoA 5-hydroxylase/oxidoreductase: MNILCVGGGPAGLYFALLMKQQDPAHRVVVVERNRPFDTFGWGVVLSDQTLGNLQAADAPTARLIGDAFNHWDDIEVFFKGRSVRSGGHGFCGIGRKKLLNILQERCLALGVELVFETDVTDDQALAAQYEADLVIASDGLNSRIRNRYAATYQPDVDLRQCRFVWLGTRKTFDAFTFAFEQTEHGWFQAHAYKFDDDTSTFIVETPEAVWQAHGLDTMPQEEAIAFCERLFANYLDGHKLISNATHLRGSAIWIRFPRVVCKTWVHRERIQGRDVPFVLMGDAAHTAHFSIGSGTKLALEDAIDLANEFGGAGAGGMDAVLAGYEARRSVEVLKIQNAARNSTEWFENVTRYSGMEIEQFAYSLLTRSQRISHENLRLRDAKWLEGYEAWLAGRAAPRGGHPVPPMLTPLKVRGLELKNRIVVSPMATYSAVDGVPQDFHLVHLGARALGGAALVFVEMTSPTPEGRITPGCPGLWNDAQATAFRRIVDFVHGQSSARIGLQLGHSGPKGSTQLGWEGTDEPLPAPSGRPDEAPNWPLLSASALPYGEQNQTPQAMTRADMDQMKQAFVDATRRAAGAGFDWLELHCAHGYLLSAFITPLTNLRTDDYGGSLENRCRFPLEVFAAMRATWPEDRPMSVRISAHDWAPGGHTADDAVQVARLFQAAGCDFIDVSSGQTTRAAKPVYGRMYQTPFSDRIRNEVGIRTIAVGAISEADHANSIIAAGRADLCAIARPHLADPAWTLHEAARLGSRAVDWPRQYLSGRDQLYREISKQKQADVQVQRSLDAMKTIATDEEH, encoded by the coding sequence ATGAATATCCTTTGCGTGGGCGGCGGCCCGGCCGGCCTGTACTTCGCGCTGCTGATGAAGCAGCAGGACCCGGCCCATCGTGTCGTCGTGGTGGAGCGCAACCGGCCCTTCGACACCTTTGGCTGGGGTGTGGTGCTGAGCGACCAGACGCTGGGCAACCTGCAGGCCGCCGACGCCCCCACGGCCCGGCTGATCGGCGATGCCTTCAACCACTGGGACGACATCGAGGTGTTCTTCAAGGGCCGCAGCGTGCGCTCGGGCGGCCACGGCTTCTGCGGCATCGGGCGCAAGAAGCTGCTCAACATCCTGCAGGAGCGCTGCCTGGCGCTCGGGGTGGAGCTGGTGTTCGAAACCGACGTGACGGACGACCAGGCGCTGGCCGCGCAGTACGAGGCCGACCTCGTGATCGCGAGCGACGGCCTGAACAGCCGCATCCGCAACCGCTACGCCGCCACCTACCAGCCCGATGTGGACCTGCGTCAGTGCCGCTTCGTCTGGCTCGGCACGCGCAAGACCTTTGACGCCTTCACCTTTGCCTTCGAGCAGACCGAGCACGGCTGGTTCCAGGCCCATGCCTACAAGTTCGATGACGACACCTCCACCTTCATCGTGGAAACCCCGGAGGCCGTCTGGCAGGCCCACGGGCTCGACACGATGCCGCAGGAGGAGGCCATCGCCTTTTGCGAACGCCTGTTCGCGAACTACCTGGACGGGCACAAGCTCATCAGCAACGCCACGCACCTGCGCGGCTCGGCCATCTGGATCCGCTTCCCGCGCGTGGTGTGCAAGACCTGGGTCCACCGCGAGCGCATCCAGGGCCGGGACGTGCCCTTCGTGCTGATGGGCGACGCGGCCCACACCGCGCATTTCTCCATCGGCTCGGGAACCAAGCTGGCGCTGGAGGATGCAATCGACCTCGCGAACGAGTTCGGCGGCGCCGGCGCCGGCGGCATGGACGCGGTGCTGGCCGGCTACGAGGCCCGCCGCAGCGTGGAAGTGCTCAAGATCCAGAACGCCGCGCGCAACTCCACCGAGTGGTTCGAGAACGTCACGCGCTACAGCGGCATGGAGATCGAGCAGTTCGCCTACTCGCTGCTCACGCGCAGCCAGCGCATCAGCCACGAGAACCTGCGCCTGCGCGATGCGAAGTGGCTCGAAGGCTACGAGGCCTGGCTGGCGGGCCGCGCCGCGCCGCGCGGGGGCCATCCCGTGCCGCCGATGCTGACGCCGCTCAAGGTGCGCGGGCTCGAACTCAAGAACCGCATCGTCGTCTCGCCCATGGCCACCTACAGCGCGGTGGACGGCGTGCCGCAGGACTTCCATCTCGTGCACCTGGGCGCCCGCGCGCTCGGCGGCGCGGCCCTGGTGTTCGTGGAGATGACCAGCCCGACCCCCGAGGGCCGCATCACCCCGGGCTGCCCCGGCCTGTGGAACGACGCGCAGGCCACGGCCTTCCGGCGCATCGTCGATTTCGTGCATGGCCAGAGCAGCGCCAGGATCGGCCTGCAGCTCGGCCACAGCGGCCCCAAGGGCTCGACCCAGCTCGGCTGGGAAGGCACGGACGAGCCACTGCCCGCGCCCAGCGGGCGCCCTGATGAAGCGCCGAATTGGCCCCTGCTGTCCGCCAGCGCCCTGCCCTATGGCGAACAGAACCAGACGCCTCAGGCCATGACACGCGCGGACATGGACCAGATGAAGCAGGCCTTCGTCGATGCCACACGCCGCGCCGCCGGCGCCGGCTTCGACTGGCTGGAGCTGCACTGCGCCCACGGCTACCTGCTGTCGGCCTTCATCACGCCGCTGACCAACCTGCGCACCGACGACTACGGCGGCAGCCTCGAAAACCGCTGCCGCTTTCCGCTGGAGGTGTTCGCAGCGATGCGCGCAACCTGGCCCGAGGACCGGCCCATGAGCGTGCGCATCTCGGCCCACGACTGGGCGCCGGGCGGCCACACGGCCGACGACGCGGTCCAGGTGGCGCGGCTGTTCCAGGCAGCGGGCTGCGACTTCATCGACGTCTCCTCGGGCCAGACCACGCGCGCGGCCAAGCCGGTCTATGGCCGCATGTACCAGACGCCGTTCTCCGACCGCATCCGCAACGAGGTGGGCATCCGCACCATCGCCGTGGGCGCCATCAGCGAGGCCGACCACGCCAACAGCATCATCGCGGCCGGCCGCGCCGACCTCTGCGCCATCGCGCGGCCGCACCTGGCCGACCCGGCCTGGACGCTGCACGAAGCCGCCCGGCTGGGCAGCCGCGCCGTCGACTGGCCGCGCCAGTACCTGAGCGGGCGCGACCAGCTCTACCGCGAGATTTCCAAGCAAAAACAGGCCGATGTCCAGGTGCAGCGGTCATTGGATGCTATGAAAACAATAGCAACCGACGAGGAGCACTGA
- a CDS encoding acyl-CoA dehydrogenase family protein: protein MHPPAPPSTAHLALPFFEPAHRALAQQLVAWAPTQDVDERDDRAACREWVRRLGDAGWLRYCVPAAHGGALQRLDSRALVILRETLAYHSPLADFAFAMQGLGSGAITLAGTPAQQQAYLPAVAEGHKIAAFALSEPDAGSDAGAMKTIAENDHSARTSGTFLLNGSKTWISNGGIADFYCVFAKTEPAAGTRGITAFIVDADTPGLDSSEHIAVMAPHPLATLQFNQCRVPAAAQLGALNGGFKLAMQTLDIFRASVAGAALGFARRALAEAVAHARQRRMFGQTLADFQLTQAKLGEMAALVDAAALLTYRAAWLRDEGEKHGGVRVTAEAAMAKMTATENAQRVIDMALQMHGGLGVKVGTKVESLYRDIRSLRIYEGATEVQQLIIGKSVLQG from the coding sequence ATGCACCCACCCGCCCCACCCTCCACGGCGCATCTGGCGCTGCCCTTCTTCGAGCCGGCCCACCGCGCGCTGGCGCAGCAGCTCGTGGCCTGGGCGCCCACGCAGGACGTGGATGAACGTGACGACCGCGCGGCCTGCCGCGAATGGGTGCGCCGCCTGGGCGACGCCGGCTGGCTGCGCTACTGCGTGCCGGCCGCGCACGGCGGCGCGCTGCAGCGGCTGGACTCGCGCGCCCTGGTGATCCTACGCGAGACGCTGGCCTACCACTCGCCGCTGGCCGACTTCGCCTTCGCCATGCAGGGCCTGGGCAGCGGCGCCATCACGCTGGCCGGCACGCCGGCCCAGCAGCAGGCCTACCTGCCGGCGGTGGCCGAGGGCCACAAGATCGCGGCCTTCGCGCTGAGCGAGCCGGACGCCGGCTCCGATGCGGGCGCTATGAAAACAATAGCTGAAAACGACCACTCCGCGCGGACCTCTGGCACATTTCTTCTGAACGGCAGCAAAACCTGGATCAGCAACGGCGGCATCGCCGATTTCTACTGCGTGTTCGCCAAGACCGAGCCGGCGGCCGGCACGCGCGGCATCACGGCCTTCATCGTCGACGCCGACACGCCGGGCCTGGACAGCTCGGAGCACATTGCCGTGATGGCGCCGCACCCGCTGGCCACGCTCCAGTTCAACCAATGCCGCGTGCCCGCCGCCGCGCAGCTCGGCGCGCTCAACGGCGGCTTCAAGCTCGCGATGCAGACGCTGGACATCTTCCGCGCCTCGGTAGCCGGCGCGGCGCTCGGCTTCGCGCGGCGCGCGCTGGCCGAAGCGGTGGCGCACGCCAGGCAGCGCCGCATGTTCGGCCAGACGCTCGCTGACTTCCAGCTCACCCAGGCCAAGCTCGGCGAAATGGCCGCGCTGGTGGACGCCGCCGCTCTGCTGACCTACCGCGCGGCCTGGCTGCGCGACGAGGGCGAGAAGCACGGCGGCGTGCGCGTGACGGCCGAAGCCGCCATGGCCAAGATGACCGCCACCGAGAACGCCCAGCGCGTGATCGACATGGCGCTGCAGATGCACGGCGGCCTGGGCGTGAAGGTCGGCACCAAGGTCGAGAGCCTGTACCGCGACATCCGCTCGCTGCGCATCTACGAGGGTGCGACCGAAGTCCAACAGCTCATCATCGGCAAGTCTGTTTTGCAGGGGTAG
- a CDS encoding Bug family tripartite tricarboxylate transporter substrate binding protein, which yields MNFAAPQAWAQAAWPTKPVRIVVPFAAGGTTDILARAMAPELSKAFGQQFIVDNRAGAGGNIGTEVVAKSPGDGYTLLMGTVGTHGINRALYDKLPYDPIKDFVPVTLVAAVPNVMEMNADKAKAMGIHNVADFIQYAKAHPGKLNMASSGNGTSIHLAGELFKTMTGTYLVHFPYRGSGPALLDMVAGNMDVMFDNLPSSMQQIKSGRLKALAVTSAQRSAALPDVPTVEEAGGPALKGFEASSWFGLLAPAGTPPEIVSRIQHEVARSLGTPAMKEKLLAQGAIPSGNTPQEFARLIDSEHRKWAQVVKASGARVD from the coding sequence ATGAACTTTGCAGCGCCCCAGGCCTGGGCCCAGGCCGCCTGGCCCACCAAGCCGGTGCGCATCGTGGTGCCGTTCGCGGCCGGCGGCACCACCGACATCCTGGCGCGCGCCATGGCGCCCGAACTGTCCAAGGCCTTCGGCCAGCAATTCATCGTGGACAACCGCGCCGGCGCGGGCGGCAACATCGGCACCGAGGTGGTGGCCAAGTCGCCCGGCGACGGCTACACCCTGCTCATGGGCACGGTGGGCACGCACGGCATCAACCGTGCGCTGTACGACAAGCTGCCCTACGACCCGATCAAGGACTTCGTGCCCGTCACGCTGGTGGCCGCCGTGCCCAACGTGATGGAGATGAATGCCGACAAGGCCAAGGCCATGGGCATCCACAACGTGGCTGATTTCATCCAGTACGCCAAGGCCCACCCCGGCAAGCTCAACATGGCCTCCAGCGGCAATGGCACCTCGATCCACCTGGCCGGCGAGCTGTTCAAGACCATGACCGGCACCTACCTCGTGCACTTTCCCTACCGCGGCTCCGGCCCGGCGCTGCTCGACATGGTGGCGGGCAACATGGACGTGATGTTCGACAACCTGCCCTCGTCGATGCAGCAGATCAAGTCCGGCCGGCTCAAGGCGCTGGCCGTGACCAGCGCGCAGCGCTCGGCGGCGCTGCCCGACGTGCCCACGGTGGAGGAAGCCGGCGGCCCGGCGCTCAAGGGTTTCGAGGCCAGTTCCTGGTTCGGCCTGCTGGCGCCGGCCGGCACCCCGCCCGAGATCGTGAGCCGCATCCAGCACGAGGTGGCCAGGTCGCTGGGCACGCCGGCCATGAAGGAAAAGCTGCTGGCCCAGGGCGCCATTCCCAGCGGCAACACGCCGCAGGAGTTTGCCCGGCTGATCGACAGCGAGCACCGGAAATGGGCCCAGGTGGTCAAGGCCTCCGGGGCCCGGGTGGATTAA
- a CDS encoding DUF1840 domain-containing protein, whose translation MLYKFKSKVAGDLIMLEANGRRVLDIIGKDGGPQGIILPEQMGPAIAALEAAIAKEEAAKKHPPPPDPNAAAEGHAPTDSISLRQRAMPFIDMLRVCQAEGREVVWGV comes from the coding sequence ATGTTGTACAAATTCAAATCCAAGGTGGCAGGCGACCTCATCATGCTCGAAGCCAACGGGCGGCGCGTGCTGGACATCATCGGCAAGGACGGCGGGCCCCAGGGCATCATCCTGCCCGAGCAGATGGGCCCCGCGATCGCGGCGCTGGAGGCCGCCATCGCCAAGGAAGAGGCGGCCAAGAAGCATCCGCCCCCGCCCGACCCGAACGCCGCGGCCGAGGGCCATGCGCCCACCGACAGCATCTCGCTGCGCCAGCGCGCCATGCCGTTCATCGACATGCTGCGCGTGTGCCAGGCCGAGGGCCGGGAAGTCGTCTGGGGGGTGTAG
- a CDS encoding MarR family winged helix-turn-helix transcriptional regulator, translating to MPTEQLPVDSSLFFKLVRVVNLTARPFHAGVSKQHHLSLNEWRVMVVLASHPGVSATEVADITGLDKMSVSRTLAGLHRHERLQRQDDPADQRRSRLYLSPQGKRLFARIGTQAKVREAELFAGVSAAELERMNVTLDKLIAAVQQSDPA from the coding sequence ATGCCCACCGAGCAACTTCCTGTCGATTCCTCGCTGTTCTTCAAGCTGGTGCGCGTGGTCAACCTGACCGCGCGGCCGTTCCACGCGGGCGTGAGCAAGCAGCACCATCTGTCGCTCAACGAATGGCGGGTGATGGTGGTGCTGGCCTCGCACCCGGGCGTGTCGGCCACCGAGGTGGCCGACATCACCGGGCTGGACAAGATGTCGGTAAGCCGCACGCTGGCCGGACTGCACCGCCACGAGCGGCTGCAGCGGCAGGACGACCCCGCCGACCAGCGGCGCAGCCGCCTCTACCTGAGCCCGCAGGGCAAGCGCCTGTTCGCGCGGATCGGCACCCAGGCCAAGGTGCGCGAGGCCGAGCTGTTCGCCGGCGTCAGCGCCGCCGAGCTCGAGCGCATGAACGTGACGCTGGACAAGCTGATCGCCGCCGTGCAGCAGTCCGACCCGGCCTGA
- a CDS encoding enoyl-CoA hydratase family protein, translating to MKHYIGAGNPMRAQFDAQAGYAARHFAWQFEAGVGTITLNRPERKNPLTFDSYAELRDLFNALRHATDVKAVVVTGAGGNFCSGGDVHEIIGPLTKMSMPELLEFTRMTGDLVKAMRGCPQPVIGAIDGICAGAGAMMALACDLRYGTAATKTAFLFTRVGLAGADMGACALLPRVIGQGRASELLFTGRAMTAQEGLAWGFFNALHEGAELLGKAQAMARELAEGPTFAHGMTKTMLAQEWAMTIDQAIEAEAQAQAICMQTQDFTRAFEAFAAKRKPVFGGD from the coding sequence ATGAAACACTACATTGGCGCAGGCAACCCGATGCGCGCCCAGTTCGACGCCCAGGCCGGCTATGCCGCGCGGCATTTCGCCTGGCAGTTCGAGGCCGGCGTCGGCACCATCACGCTGAACCGGCCCGAGCGCAAGAACCCGCTGACCTTCGACTCCTACGCCGAGCTGCGCGACCTGTTCAACGCGCTGCGCCACGCCACCGACGTCAAGGCCGTGGTCGTCACCGGCGCGGGCGGCAACTTCTGCTCGGGCGGCGACGTGCACGAGATCATCGGCCCGCTCACGAAGATGAGCATGCCCGAGCTGCTGGAGTTCACCCGCATGACGGGCGACCTCGTGAAAGCCATGCGCGGCTGCCCGCAGCCCGTCATCGGCGCGATCGACGGTATCTGCGCCGGCGCGGGCGCGATGATGGCATTGGCCTGCGACCTGCGCTACGGCACGGCCGCCACCAAGACCGCCTTCCTGTTCACCCGCGTCGGCTTGGCCGGTGCCGACATGGGCGCCTGCGCCCTGCTGCCGCGCGTGATCGGCCAGGGCCGCGCCTCGGAGCTGCTGTTCACCGGCCGCGCCATGACGGCGCAGGAAGGCCTGGCCTGGGGCTTCTTCAACGCACTGCACGAAGGCGCCGAGCTGCTCGGCAAGGCCCAGGCCATGGCGCGCGAGCTGGCCGAGGGCCCGACCTTCGCCCACGGCATGACCAAGACCATGCTGGCCCAGGAATGGGCCATGACCATCGACCAGGCCATCGAGGCCGAGGCCCAGGCCCAGGCCATCTGCATGCAGACGCAGGACTTCACCCGCGCCTTCGAGGCCTTTGCGGCCAAACGCAAGCCGGTGTTCGGCGGAGACTGA
- a CDS encoding MarR family winged helix-turn-helix transcriptional regulator, which translates to MDLEARAHSEHPEALRLWLRLLTCTQLIEKQVRAGLREQFDTTLPRFDLMAQLERAPEGLKMNELSRRMMVTGGNITGITDQLVAEGQVERVEVAGDRRAYRVRLTPQGRQLFNEMAQQHESWIVDAFAALGSKDIASLHKLLGKVKDHAQRPPQDPSTETA; encoded by the coding sequence ATGGACCTGGAAGCCCGCGCCCACAGCGAACACCCCGAGGCCCTGCGCCTGTGGCTGCGCCTGCTGACCTGCACGCAGCTGATCGAGAAGCAGGTGCGCGCCGGCCTGCGCGAGCAGTTCGACACCACGCTGCCGCGCTTCGACCTGATGGCCCAGCTCGAGCGCGCGCCCGAGGGCCTGAAGATGAACGAGCTGTCGCGCCGCATGATGGTCACCGGCGGCAACATCACCGGCATCACCGACCAATTGGTGGCCGAGGGCCAGGTCGAGCGCGTCGAGGTGGCCGGCGACCGCCGCGCCTACCGCGTGCGCCTCACCCCCCAGGGCCGCCAGCTGTTCAACGAGATGGCCCAGCAGCATGAGAGCTGGATCGTCGACGCCTTCGCCGCCCTGGGCAGCAAGGACATCGCCAGCCTGCACAAACTGCTGGGCAAGGTGAAAGACCACGCCCAGCGCCCTCCCCAAGACCCTTCCACGGAGACCGCATGA